From the genome of Parazoarcus communis, one region includes:
- a CDS encoding sodium:solute symporter family protein — translation MDLQTITYVVVGASFALYIGIAIWARAGSTSEFYVAGGGVHPIANGMATGADWMSAASFISMAGLISNMGYGGGLFLMGWTGGYVLLAMLLAPYLRKFGKFTVPQFIGDRFYSKSASTVAVVCLLTASITYVIGQMTGVGVAFSRFLGVTNDTGIYIGMGIVFMYAVFGGMKGITYTQVAQYVVLILAYTVPALFISLQLTGNVLPQLGLGGTLVGTDTTLLARLDQVVTDLGFGEYTTSVPGSTLNMFVYTVSLMIGTAGLPHVIVRFFTVPKVKDARSSAGWALVFIALLYTTAPGVAAMAKYNLHATVNSAVAAGGDLYAAEASLEAEKRPAWMKRWEQTGLLAFEDKNGDGRIQYYNDKPTANAESKAKAEAAGWKGNELTVNPDIIVLANPEIALLPNWVIALIAAGGLAAALSTAAGLLMAISSAVSHDLVKNVINPDISDKNELLVGKISMAFAIVLAGYLGLNPPGFAAGTVALAFGIAGSSLFPAIMMGIFSKKMNKEGAIAGMLSGLLLTLFYVFAHKGIFFIKGTEFTDLIGGPNSFFGITPEAFGAIGALVNFAVAFMVDKVTKEPPEHIQALVESVRIPRGSKAVDGAH, via the coding sequence ATGGATCTTCAGACAATTACTTATGTGGTGGTCGGCGCGAGTTTTGCGCTGTACATCGGCATCGCCATCTGGGCGCGTGCCGGTAGCACCAGCGAGTTCTATGTCGCGGGCGGCGGAGTTCACCCGATCGCCAACGGCATGGCAACCGGCGCTGACTGGATGTCGGCAGCGTCCTTCATCTCGATGGCCGGCCTCATTTCCAACATGGGCTACGGCGGCGGTCTGTTCCTGATGGGATGGACCGGCGGCTACGTTCTGCTGGCGATGCTGCTTGCACCGTACCTGCGCAAGTTCGGCAAATTCACCGTGCCCCAGTTCATCGGCGACCGCTTCTACTCGAAGTCCGCCAGCACGGTTGCAGTGGTCTGCCTGCTGACCGCTTCCATCACCTACGTTATCGGTCAGATGACGGGTGTGGGTGTGGCCTTCTCGCGCTTCCTCGGCGTGACCAACGACACCGGTATCTACATCGGTATGGGCATTGTGTTCATGTACGCCGTGTTCGGCGGCATGAAAGGCATTACCTACACCCAGGTAGCCCAGTACGTTGTTCTGATCCTGGCCTACACGGTTCCGGCGCTGTTCATCTCGCTGCAGCTGACGGGCAACGTCCTGCCGCAACTTGGCCTGGGTGGCACGCTGGTCGGTACCGACACGACCCTGCTGGCACGTCTCGACCAAGTGGTGACGGATCTCGGCTTCGGTGAATACACGACCTCTGTTCCGGGCAGCACGCTGAACATGTTCGTCTACACCGTGTCGCTGATGATCGGTACCGCAGGCCTGCCGCACGTGATCGTTCGCTTCTTCACCGTGCCGAAGGTCAAGGATGCACGTTCGTCCGCTGGTTGGGCGCTGGTCTTCATCGCCCTGCTGTACACGACTGCACCTGGCGTTGCCGCCATGGCCAAGTACAACCTCCACGCCACGGTGAACTCCGCTGTTGCGGCGGGTGGTGATCTGTACGCTGCCGAAGCCAGCCTCGAAGCTGAAAAGCGTCCGGCCTGGATGAAGCGTTGGGAGCAAACCGGTCTGCTGGCCTTCGAAGACAAGAACGGCGACGGTCGCATCCAGTACTACAACGACAAGCCGACTGCCAACGCCGAATCCAAGGCCAAGGCTGAAGCTGCAGGCTGGAAAGGCAACGAGCTGACGGTCAACCCCGACATCATCGTGCTGGCCAACCCGGAAATCGCACTGCTGCCCAACTGGGTGATCGCACTGATCGCTGCAGGTGGTCTGGCTGCTGCGCTCTCCACCGCTGCCGGTCTGCTGATGGCCATCTCGTCCGCCGTGTCGCATGACCTGGTGAAGAACGTGATCAATCCGGATATCTCGGACAAGAACGAACTGCTCGTGGGCAAGATCTCCATGGCTTTCGCGATTGTTCTGGCCGGTTATCTCGGTCTGAACCCCCCGGGCTTCGCCGCCGGTACCGTGGCTCTGGCCTTCGGTATTGCTGGTAGCTCGCTGTTCCCGGCCATCATGATGGGTATCTTCTCGAAGAAGATGAACAAGGAAGGCGCCATCGCCGGCATGCTTTCCGGCCTGCTCCTCACCCTGTTCTACGTGTTCGCTCACAAGGGTATCTTCTTCATCAAGGGTACTGAATTCACCGACCTGATCGGCGGCCCGAACTCCTTCTTCGGCATCACGCCGGAAGCGTTCGGTGCAATCGGCGCACTGGTGAACTTCGCAGTTGCCTTCATGGTCGACAAGGTTACGAAAGAGCCGCCCGAGCACATCCAGGCTCTGGTCGAGAGCGTTCGTATCCCCCGCGGTTCCAAGGCGGTCGACGGCGCGCACTAA
- the fusA gene encoding elongation factor G: MTPESVHDIRNLSLLGHAGCGKTSLLEALLAASGAIPSGGSVARGDTVSDHDPQEKAMGHSLAASLTHLEWSGHWINLLDTPGLPDLAGRALSTLPAVETAAIVVHAATGIESGTRRMMAAAAGKCRMIVVNAIDAAGADFAALTASIADEFGSECLPINLPSADGSSVVDCFFAPDASLATAFSTPAAAHDAIVDQVIELDEALMARYLEQGEALDPEQLHAPFEQALREGHLIPVCFVSARTGAGVSELLDILGRLMPDPTEGNPPRFIKGEGPAAVAVSTEPDPAQHVLAHVFQISNDPYRGKIALFRVHQGTVEPGSALFIGDARKPFKVAHLLRLQGRNVTETARAVPGDLCAVSRVDEVHRDAVLHDSHDEDQFHLELPAYPQPVFGLALIARKPADEHKLAEALVRLTDEDPCLEVSYDARGHHTVVRGLGEQHLKIVLDQLASRWNLQLDTAPPAIPYRETISAKAEARYRHKKQSGGSGQFGEVALRVEPLSRGEGLQLADEVKGGAIPTHFMPAVEKGVRQALAEGAVAGFPIHDLRVIVTDGKHHAVDSNEISFSTAARHALTEAVLAARPQILEPMLEITVKVADDRFGEVSAELAGRRGHLTATDSPASGWTMISARVPMASMDGFEARLKAICAGESEFMIEAGGYEPAAAETQAQLRREHSAQ, from the coding sequence ATGACGCCAGAGTCGGTTCACGACATCCGCAACCTCAGCCTGCTCGGCCACGCCGGCTGCGGCAAGACCTCATTGCTCGAAGCACTGCTAGCAGCGTCCGGCGCCATTCCGAGCGGTGGCAGCGTGGCACGTGGCGACACCGTTTCCGACCACGACCCGCAGGAAAAGGCCATGGGGCATTCGCTGGCCGCAAGCCTGACCCATCTCGAATGGTCGGGCCACTGGATCAACCTGCTCGACACGCCGGGGCTGCCCGACCTTGCCGGACGCGCACTCTCCACGCTGCCTGCGGTCGAAACGGCGGCAATCGTGGTTCATGCGGCGACCGGGATCGAGAGTGGAACGCGCCGCATGATGGCAGCTGCAGCGGGAAAATGTCGCATGATCGTGGTGAACGCCATCGACGCGGCCGGCGCCGACTTCGCAGCGCTCACCGCTTCCATCGCCGACGAATTCGGCAGCGAGTGCCTGCCGATCAACCTGCCCTCGGCCGACGGCAGTTCCGTTGTCGACTGCTTTTTCGCGCCCGACGCTTCGCTTGCGACCGCATTCTCGACGCCCGCAGCCGCGCACGACGCAATCGTCGATCAGGTCATTGAGCTCGACGAAGCGCTCATGGCGCGCTATCTCGAACAGGGCGAAGCACTCGACCCCGAGCAGCTGCACGCCCCCTTCGAACAGGCATTGCGCGAAGGCCATCTGATTCCGGTCTGTTTCGTGTCGGCCAGAACGGGCGCCGGGGTCAGCGAGCTCCTCGATATCCTGGGGCGGCTGATGCCCGACCCGACCGAGGGCAACCCGCCCCGCTTCATCAAGGGCGAAGGGCCAGCGGCCGTCGCCGTCAGCACCGAGCCCGATCCGGCACAACACGTCCTGGCCCATGTGTTTCAGATCAGCAACGACCCCTACCGCGGCAAGATCGCGCTCTTCCGAGTTCATCAGGGAACGGTCGAGCCCGGCAGCGCGCTGTTCATCGGCGATGCGCGCAAACCCTTCAAGGTCGCCCACCTCCTGCGCCTGCAGGGACGCAACGTAACCGAAACCGCGCGCGCCGTACCGGGCGACCTGTGCGCCGTCTCGCGCGTCGACGAAGTCCATCGCGATGCCGTCCTGCACGACTCGCACGACGAGGACCAGTTCCACCTCGAACTGCCGGCCTATCCGCAACCCGTGTTCGGCCTGGCGCTGATCGCACGCAAACCGGCTGACGAACACAAGCTGGCCGAGGCCCTGGTTCGCCTGACCGACGAGGATCCCTGCCTGGAGGTGAGCTACGACGCGCGCGGACACCACACGGTCGTGCGCGGGCTGGGCGAGCAGCACCTCAAGATCGTGCTCGATCAGCTCGCCAGTCGCTGGAACCTGCAGCTCGACACCGCCCCGCCGGCAATTCCGTACCGCGAAACCATCTCCGCGAAGGCAGAGGCGCGTTACCGTCACAAGAAGCAGAGCGGCGGTTCGGGGCAGTTCGGCGAAGTTGCCCTGCGCGTCGAGCCGCTGTCCCGCGGCGAGGGCCTGCAGCTCGCCGACGAAGTAAAGGGTGGCGCCATCCCGACGCATTTCATGCCCGCGGTCGAAAAGGGCGTCCGTCAGGCACTGGCCGAAGGCGCCGTGGCAGGTTTCCCGATCCACGACCTGCGCGTAATCGTGACCGACGGCAAGCACCATGCTGTGGATTCGAACGAGATCTCGTTTTCCACCGCAGCGCGTCACGCCCTGACCGAAGCCGTGCTCGCCGCCCGCCCGCAGATCCTCGAACCCATGCTCGAAATCACGGTGAAGGTGGCTGACGACCGCTTTGGCGAGGTCAGCGCCGAGCTTGCCGGGCGTCGCGGCCACCTCACCGCCACCGACAGTCCCGCGAGTGGCTGGACCATGATCTCGGCACGTGTGCCGATGGCCAGCATGGATGGGTTTGAAGCGCGGCTGAAAGCAATTTGCGCAGGCGAGAGCGAATTCATGATCGAAGCCGGCGGCTACGAGCCTGCCGCGGCCGAAACACAGGCACAATTGCGCCGGGAACACAGCGCGCAGTAG
- a CDS encoding DUF4212 domain-containing protein, with the protein MELSERHRTYWRRNLMLTGTLLAIWFVGTFVAGYYAEELNTLSFMGFPLGFYVFAQGSLIAYLVIIGIYVRVMNRMDRRYGVSERRS; encoded by the coding sequence ATGGAACTGTCCGAACGTCACCGCACCTACTGGCGGCGCAACCTGATGCTGACCGGCACCCTGCTGGCAATCTGGTTCGTCGGCACCTTCGTCGCCGGCTACTACGCTGAAGAACTCAACACCCTGAGCTTTATGGGTTTTCCGCTCGGATTCTACGTCTTCGCACAGGGCTCGCTGATCGCCTATCTCGTGATCATCGGCATCTACGTGCGGGTCATGAACCGGATGGACCGCCGCTACGGCGTATCCGAACGCCGCTCCTGA